A single Leptospiraceae bacterium DNA region contains:
- a CDS encoding biotin carboxylase has product MKSVKEITKIKYLDSPSEWVRSFACNHLSILIVCRGPIRKEAMDVFEGLGIRYGILLSEKDSVVYPQTLAPELRQIRDPERVHRIPDYTGATQDERNQRIQDIINICKKYNYTHVFAGYGFMAEDAHFVSSLENAGIGFVGPESGVHLKAGSKDNAKKIARKVQVSVTPGIDNITSLTLIDKVQGRNGLLDLIQKHQFDIPNIDQLNDEELAEEILNQSYKKGVPLITLEDLQKKAKEEIAKILEQNPGKRVRLKHVGGGGGKGQRIVTTADQVPSAVLEVLSEAKALGPADNKNFLIELNIENTRHNEIQLLGNGEWAIALGGRDCSIQMYEQKLVELSITDELYAYEIERLYKEGKVEWAKRLERDREFLRQMEEQGARFGEAVGLNSASTFECIVSDEGFYFMEVNTRIQVEHRVTEMVYGLRFRNPNNPDDYFEVESIVEAMVLCAAHGKRLPKPERYLKNLAGGEVRLNAMNQALQPHAGGIIEYWSDPVEYELRDDQGIGIRNPDTKTFIHYHLAGAYDSNIALIVSWGNSRKQNLERLGDILRRMELRGVDLETNREFHMGMVYFLLGLDEMARPDTKVTMPYLAMVGNLAQHARNIDVDTAWEIMENFYIKLYGNTIKNIIDYKLTLITRPLKQILKEPHLLAGWLRYNYNKSFVLDTNQRVRWIKNPLIVLDDLYRFLHLDERDTPPSQKIWFHDHELLQKGLEFYRDLYHHYKNLPENFYELHKILTETFQIDGKKEILSAHIGHTLGLELLEILIYVGLESKIFDVYLDRNLRLVFPSEYYDPQRQKEYIKHLSPPPPRTSDTIVAPMGGMIYFRETPTSPPYVEVGSHFETGQPLFVIEVMKMFNKIPAEFSGTIVEKLVKQDGVVVQKGQAIFKVKPDEEVEIETPEILEKRRKEYTRKIMDNIYQSM; this is encoded by the coding sequence ATGAAGTCTGTAAAGGAAATCACAAAAATCAAATATTTGGACTCCCCAAGTGAATGGGTTCGTAGTTTCGCTTGCAACCACTTAAGCATATTGATTGTGTGTAGAGGTCCCATTCGTAAAGAAGCAATGGATGTGTTCGAAGGCTTAGGGATACGATATGGAATTCTGTTATCAGAAAAAGATTCTGTAGTCTATCCTCAGACTCTTGCTCCTGAGCTCCGTCAAATCAGGGATCCTGAACGTGTCCACCGAATCCCCGATTATACAGGTGCAACTCAAGATGAACGCAACCAGAGAATCCAAGACATCATCAACATTTGCAAAAAATATAATTATACTCATGTGTTTGCTGGTTATGGCTTCATGGCAGAGGATGCTCACTTTGTTTCTTCTCTTGAGAATGCAGGTATTGGTTTCGTTGGACCTGAATCAGGAGTTCACCTTAAGGCAGGTTCCAAAGATAATGCTAAAAAAATTGCACGTAAAGTTCAAGTTTCAGTTACACCAGGTATTGATAATATCACTTCATTAACCTTAATTGACAAAGTTCAAGGTCGTAATGGTTTATTAGATTTGATTCAAAAACATCAATTTGATATACCCAACATCGATCAACTCAATGATGAAGAACTTGCCGAAGAAATTTTAAATCAAAGCTACAAAAAAGGTGTTCCTCTCATTACGCTAGAGGATTTACAAAAAAAAGCAAAAGAAGAAATTGCGAAAATCTTAGAACAAAATCCTGGGAAAAGAGTTCGTCTAAAACACGTAGGTGGAGGTGGTGGAAAAGGACAAAGGATTGTAACAACAGCAGATCAAGTTCCTTCAGCTGTATTGGAAGTTTTATCAGAAGCAAAAGCTTTAGGTCCTGCAGATAATAAAAACTTTCTCATTGAATTAAATATAGAAAACACACGTCACAATGAAATACAGCTTTTAGGGAATGGAGAATGGGCAATTGCATTGGGTGGACGTGATTGCAGTATCCAAATGTATGAACAAAAATTAGTGGAGCTTTCCATAACCGATGAGCTTTATGCATACGAGATAGAACGTCTCTACAAAGAAGGTAAAGTCGAATGGGCAAAACGTTTAGAGCGTGATCGAGAGTTCCTTCGTCAAATGGAAGAACAAGGAGCACGTTTCGGGGAAGCTGTGGGATTGAATTCAGCTTCTACGTTTGAGTGTATTGTTTCGGATGAAGGTTTTTACTTCATGGAAGTAAATACTCGTATTCAAGTTGAACATCGAGTGACGGAAATGGTCTATGGTCTTCGCTTCCGAAACCCTAATAATCCTGATGATTACTTTGAGGTTGAATCCATTGTCGAAGCTATGGTTTTATGTGCAGCACATGGGAAGCGACTTCCTAAACCAGAAAGGTATCTAAAGAATTTGGCTGGCGGTGAGGTGCGTCTCAATGCCATGAATCAAGCTCTCCAACCTCATGCTGGAGGAATCATTGAATATTGGTCTGATCCCGTAGAATATGAATTACGGGATGATCAAGGAATTGGAATTCGAAACCCAGATACAAAAACTTTTATTCACTATCACTTAGCAGGTGCTTATGACTCCAATATTGCTTTGATTGTTTCTTGGGGAAATTCTCGTAAGCAAAATTTGGAACGCTTAGGGGATATTTTAAGAAGAATGGAGTTAAGAGGTGTGGATTTAGAAACCAACCGAGAATTCCACATGGGCATGGTATATTTTCTTTTAGGTTTGGATGAGATGGCAAGACCCGACACAAAAGTCACAATGCCCTATCTTGCAATGGTAGGCAATTTGGCTCAACATGCGAGAAATATCGATGTAGATACAGCATGGGAAATCATGGAAAATTTCTACATCAAGCTCTATGGAAATACAATCAAAAACATTATCGATTACAAACTTACTCTTATAACAAGACCCTTAAAGCAAATCCTTAAAGAACCTCATCTTTTAGCGGGTTGGTTAAGATACAATTATAACAAAAGTTTTGTTTTAGACACCAATCAAAGAGTGCGATGGATAAAAAATCCTTTGATTGTTTTAGATGATCTATATAGGTTTTTACACCTCGATGAGCGGGATACACCACCTTCTCAAAAAATCTGGTTCCATGATCATGAACTTCTTCAAAAGGGCTTGGAATTCTATCGAGATTTGTATCATCATTACAAAAATTTACCGGAAAACTTCTACGAACTTCACAAAATACTAACAGAAACATTCCAAATTGATGGAAAAAAGGAAATCCTTTCAGCTCACATTGGACATACTTTAGGTTTAGAACTTTTGGAGATTCTTATCTATGTAGGTTTAGAAAGTAAGATTTTTGATGTTTATTTAGATCGGAACTTAAGGCTTGTTTTCCCAAGTGAATATTATGATCCTCAAAGACAAAAAGAATACATTAAGCATTTATCTCCACCACCACCACGAACTTCAGATACTATTGTAGCTCCCATGGGAGGAATGATTTACTTCCGAGAAACACCCACAAGTCCACCATATGTTGAAGTGGGAAGTCATTTTGAAACAGGTCAACCTCTATTCGTAATTGAAGTGATGAAAATGTTCAATAAAATCCCAGCGGAATTCTCAGGAACTATTGTTGAAAAATTAGTAAAACAGGATGGAGTAGTTGTTCAAAAGGGACAAGCAATTTTTAAAGTAAAGCCTGATGAGGAAGTTGAAATCGAAACTCCAGAAATTCTAGAAAAGCGAAGAAAAGAATATACAAGAAAAATCATGGACAATATATACCAAAGCATGTAA
- a CDS encoding histone deacetylase, whose amino-acid sequence MDRMKVGLFFDDLFLKHDTGSYHPETPQRLIAIHEKLLKSGVYDRFTMLPKRFATTEEIELVHKKSYIDYVRQVSQRGGGYLDGDTPVSKDSFDSALLAVGCGLEAVDKVLSNHVQRALLLVRPPGHHSLRSRGMGFCLFNNVAITARYALSKGLKKIVILDWDVHHGNGTQDEFYQEKEVLFISIHQFPFYPGTGAIDEIGEGEGKGFTLNVPMPRSSGDSEYKKAFEDRILPKIVEYEPELILISAGFDAHKMDPLGGMELSSKMYEWMTEKIVKIANECCGGKVISYLEGGYSLPALAESVKLHAEVLLDG is encoded by the coding sequence ATTGATAGAATGAAAGTAGGTTTGTTTTTTGATGATTTGTTTTTAAAGCACGACACAGGAAGTTATCACCCCGAAACGCCGCAACGACTAATTGCAATCCACGAAAAATTGCTCAAATCAGGGGTTTATGATCGTTTCACTATGTTGCCTAAACGTTTTGCCACAACGGAAGAAATAGAACTTGTTCACAAAAAATCTTACATTGATTACGTAAGGCAGGTTTCTCAAAGAGGTGGTGGTTATTTAGATGGAGATACTCCGGTAAGTAAAGATTCTTTTGATTCGGCTTTGCTTGCCGTTGGTTGTGGTTTAGAGGCTGTTGATAAGGTTCTTTCAAATCATGTCCAAAGGGCGTTACTTCTTGTTCGACCACCTGGTCATCATTCCTTGAGATCTCGGGGTATGGGGTTTTGTCTTTTTAACAATGTGGCAATCACCGCAAGATATGCTCTATCAAAAGGACTAAAAAAGATCGTAATTTTGGATTGGGACGTTCATCACGGAAATGGAACTCAAGATGAATTCTATCAAGAAAAAGAAGTCTTGTTTATTAGCATTCATCAGTTTCCGTTTTATCCGGGGACAGGTGCGATTGATGAAATAGGGGAAGGCGAAGGAAAAGGTTTTACTTTGAATGTTCCCATGCCTAGGAGTTCAGGAGACTCTGAGTATAAAAAAGCATTTGAGGATCGTATACTTCCCAAAATCGTAGAGTATGAGCCTGAGTTGATTTTGATTTCAGCTGGCTTTGATGCCCATAAGATGGATCCCTTAGGAGGAATGGAGTTATCTTCAAAAATGTATGAATGGATGACAGAAAAGATTGTGAAGATTGCCAATGAATGTTGTGGTGGAAAGGTCATTTCTTATTTGGAAGGAGGGTATTCACTACCTGCTTTGGCTGAGTCAGTGAAACTTCACGCAGAAGTGCTTCTTGATGGATAA
- a CDS encoding NAD(P)(+) transhydrogenase (Re/Si-specific) subunit beta: MSQEILIIIYLIAAALFIFGIKQLSKVKTARRGNFTSALGMLIAIIATLLDQNVVSYELIIVGLIIGSIVGSIMALKVQMTAMPQMVALLNGFGGGASLLVAMADFYKEVPSELYVGITIFLSILIGGVTLTGSIVAFGKLQGIITEKAVVYPLQHPINFALLLIAIILGILFATDTTEITSVFQSIGWEVNVVLITIAILSLILGVLIVIPIGGADMPVVISLLNSYSGIAAAMTGFVLNNAVLIITGSLVGASGIILTDIMCKGMNRSLINVMLGGFGSTTAGSPVAEKKDIVVKEVGSEELAMMLDGANNVIIVPGYGMAVAQAQHVVKELMDELEKRNVNVRFAIHPVAGRMPGHMNVLLAEAAVPYDRLYEMDQINDEFSNCDVALVIGANDVTNPAARSNPNSPIYGMPILNVDKAKTAVVIKRSLRPGYAGIDNELYGYPNCLMYFGDAKEAISKLIQELKAL; this comes from the coding sequence ATGAGCCAAGAGATTTTGATCATTATTTATTTAATTGCGGCTGCTTTATTTATTTTTGGTATCAAACAACTGAGTAAAGTCAAAACAGCCCGAAGAGGAAACTTCACCTCCGCATTAGGAATGCTCATTGCCATTATTGCAACCCTTTTAGATCAAAATGTCGTATCTTATGAATTAATCATCGTGGGATTGATTATTGGTTCCATTGTGGGAAGTATCATGGCGCTAAAGGTTCAAATGACGGCAATGCCTCAAATGGTAGCTTTACTTAATGGCTTTGGTGGTGGTGCCTCTTTGCTCGTTGCTATGGCAGACTTCTACAAAGAAGTTCCTTCTGAACTGTATGTGGGTATTACGATTTTCTTGTCTATACTGATCGGTGGGGTAACTCTTACTGGTTCTATTGTGGCTTTCGGAAAACTTCAAGGTATCATCACAGAAAAAGCTGTGGTATATCCTCTACAACATCCCATCAATTTTGCTTTGCTCTTGATTGCAATCATTCTTGGGATTTTATTTGCTACAGACACTACTGAAATAACAAGTGTTTTTCAATCTATAGGTTGGGAGGTGAATGTTGTTTTAATTACCATTGCCATCTTGTCTTTGATTTTGGGGGTTTTGATTGTGATCCCCATTGGTGGTGCTGACATGCCCGTTGTGATTTCTCTTTTGAACTCCTACTCAGGTATAGCTGCTGCGATGACAGGTTTTGTTTTGAATAATGCAGTTCTCATTATCACAGGATCTTTGGTAGGAGCTTCAGGTATCATCCTCACTGACATTATGTGTAAAGGAATGAATCGATCTTTAATTAATGTGATGTTAGGAGGATTTGGTTCCACAACAGCAGGATCTCCTGTTGCTGAGAAAAAAGACATCGTTGTCAAAGAGGTCGGTTCTGAAGAACTCGCCATGATGCTTGATGGAGCAAACAACGTGATCATCGTTCCAGGTTATGGGATGGCAGTTGCCCAAGCCCAACATGTAGTAAAAGAACTCATGGATGAATTAGAAAAACGTAATGTGAATGTTCGTTTTGCCATCCATCCAGTTGCCGGAAGAATGCCAGGACACATGAACGTTTTACTTGCAGAAGCAGCAGTTCCGTATGATCGACTTTACGAAATGGATCAAATCAATGATGAGTTTTCTAATTGTGATGTGGCTTTGGTGATTGGTGCAAATGACGTGACAAACCCCGCCGCTCGAAGTAATCCCAATAGTCCCATTTACGGTATGCCCATATTAAATGTTGACAAAGCAAAAACAGCTGTTGTTATCAAACGAAGCCTGAGACCTGGTTATGCTGGTATTGACAATGAACTCTATGGGTATCCTAACTGTTTGATGTATTTCGGTGATGCAAAAGAGGCAATTTCGAAACTAATCCAAGAACTCAAAGCTTTATAG
- a CDS encoding NAD(P) transhydrogenase subunit alpha — protein sequence MSFHELVLLFTVFVLAVFLGFELISKVPPTLHTPLMSGSNAISGITLVGSIVSAGSELDANVLIFGFETSISALLGFIAIFLATINVVGGYLVTDRMTRMFKKKE from the coding sequence ATGTCATTTCATGAATTGGTTTTATTGTTTACTGTTTTTGTTTTGGCGGTTTTTTTAGGTTTTGAGTTAATTTCGAAAGTTCCCCCTACTCTTCATACTCCTTTGATGTCGGGTTCCAACGCCATTTCGGGTATTACCTTAGTGGGTTCTATTGTGAGTGCTGGTTCTGAGTTGGATGCAAACGTCCTAATTTTTGGATTTGAAACCAGCATTTCTGCTTTGTTGGGTTTCATTGCTATTTTCTTAGCCACCATCAACGTGGTTGGAGGATACTTAGTAACAGACCGAATGACAAGGATGTTTAAGAAGAAAGAATAA
- a CDS encoding Re/Si-specific NAD(P)(+) transhydrogenase subunit alpha, protein MSFAHPLDFLLLNFHSGRCPLIISVPKEIHTGEKRISLIPETVAKFKKMGYTIYVQKDAGVEAGFSNKQYEEAGAIIHDNIEKIYNEADILVKVNVPSVHPLTNKQELHMMKENSYYVGFFFPLINLDLVRIALEKKVNVLAMDAIPRITKAQRMDVLSSQTNLAGYRAVIIAANHSRKVFPLMMTAAGTVSPAKVVVLGAGVAGLQAIATAKRLGAVVEVSDVRKEVKEQVQSLGAKYIEPPEVVEEEGGYAKEVSKEFLQKQQEILKKHLSNADIVITTAQVPGKRAPLLIPEDMVKVMQPGSVIVDLAASTGGNCELTEPDKIVEKYGVKIIGFTNVVSDVAFDASQLYSKNIQAFIEYLTNKEGKFLTNLEDEIVKGCLITYNGEILHPKVKELITSAKT, encoded by the coding sequence TTGTCTTTCGCTCATCCTTTAGATTTTTTACTATTAAATTTTCATTCAGGAAGGTGTCCCTTGATCATTAGTGTTCCAAAAGAGATCCATACAGGCGAAAAGCGAATTTCCTTAATTCCTGAAACAGTTGCTAAATTCAAAAAAATGGGTTATACTATTTACGTTCAAAAAGATGCTGGAGTTGAGGCAGGATTTTCCAACAAGCAATACGAAGAAGCAGGTGCCATCATTCATGATAACATTGAAAAAATCTATAATGAAGCTGATATTTTAGTCAAAGTCAATGTTCCTTCAGTTCATCCATTAACTAACAAACAAGAACTCCACATGATGAAAGAAAATTCTTACTACGTGGGCTTTTTCTTTCCTTTGATTAACCTAGATCTCGTTCGCATAGCTCTGGAAAAAAAAGTCAATGTCTTAGCAATGGATGCCATCCCAAGAATCACAAAAGCTCAAAGAATGGACGTACTGAGTTCCCAAACAAACTTAGCTGGGTATCGTGCGGTAATTATCGCTGCCAATCATTCAAGAAAAGTTTTTCCTTTGATGATGACCGCAGCTGGAACTGTTTCTCCTGCAAAAGTGGTGGTTTTGGGAGCTGGAGTTGCAGGGCTACAAGCAATTGCCACTGCGAAGCGCTTGGGTGCTGTCGTTGAAGTTTCTGATGTTCGAAAAGAAGTTAAAGAACAGGTCCAAAGTTTAGGTGCCAAGTACATCGAACCGCCAGAAGTAGTAGAAGAAGAAGGGGGTTACGCAAAAGAAGTTTCAAAAGAATTTCTTCAAAAACAACAAGAAATCCTAAAGAAGCATCTTTCCAATGCGGACATTGTCATCACCACAGCTCAAGTACCTGGCAAACGAGCTCCCTTGTTGATCCCCGAAGATATGGTAAAAGTCATGCAACCTGGTTCGGTAATCGTTGACTTAGCAGCATCAACGGGTGGAAACTGCGAACTCACAGAACCTGATAAAATAGTCGAAAAATATGGAGTCAAAATCATTGGTTTTACAAATGTGGTTTCTGATGTGGCTTTTGATGCAAGTCAACTCTACTCAAAAAACATCCAAGCATTCATAGAATACTTAACCAACAAAGAAGGTAAATTCCTAACAAACTTAGAAGATGAAATCGTCAAAGGCTGCTTAATCACTTATAATGGGGAAATCCTTCATCCCAAAGTAAAAGAACTTATCACTTCAGCTAAAACTTAG
- a CDS encoding metal ABC transporter permease codes for MIDKILFYLPQILLGGVLGVFVSWMGVFVILRKSVFLGITLAQAITLSVIFVLLLDIHSELLTLILGILFFLPVFVAYERFNLKEAILAAGFVFYGALGQILTSLSGNVQNHIIAAYFGNILLISEKEWSHILIPLIVILFLFVIFYKKILAISFDPLFSKISGIRVSFYEGIYFLILSGILTLSIHFMGSFYTIAHLVIPPTISLLISRNFFFTFLSSTLISVSSTILGFVVSLWEWEITFLDKTLHLPTSSSIIVILSLFLILLLMKPKSHYQ; via the coding sequence ATGATCGACAAGATTTTATTTTATCTGCCTCAAATTCTCTTGGGTGGAGTTTTGGGAGTTTTTGTAAGCTGGATGGGAGTTTTCGTAATCCTTCGAAAAAGCGTTTTTTTAGGCATAACGTTAGCCCAAGCCATTACGTTAAGTGTGATTTTTGTTTTACTTTTAGACATCCATAGTGAGTTACTTACTTTGATTTTGGGGATTCTCTTTTTTCTTCCCGTTTTTGTTGCGTATGAGCGTTTCAACCTCAAAGAAGCGATTTTAGCTGCTGGTTTTGTTTTCTATGGTGCCCTCGGACAAATCCTTACTTCTCTTAGTGGAAATGTGCAAAATCACATCATTGCCGCTTACTTTGGAAATATTCTTCTGATTTCCGAAAAAGAATGGAGTCATATTTTAATCCCTTTGATTGTCATTCTTTTTTTATTTGTAATTTTTTATAAAAAAATTTTAGCAATTAGCTTTGATCCTCTTTTTTCGAAAATCTCAGGAATACGTGTTTCTTTTTATGAAGGAATTTATTTCTTGATTCTATCTGGGATTTTGACGTTATCCATTCACTTTATGGGTTCTTTTTATACTATTGCCCATTTGGTGATACCTCCCACCATTAGTTTGTTGATCTCAAGAAACTTTTTCTTTACTTTTCTTTCCTCTACCCTCATATCTGTATCATCTACGATTTTGGGTTTTGTTGTTTCTTTATGGGAATGGGAAATTACATTTTTAGACAAAACCTTACATTTACCAACATCAAGTTCTATTATTGTAATTCTCAGTCTTTTCTTGATACTACTTTTGATGAAACCAAAGTCCCACTACCAATAA
- a CDS encoding ATP-binding cassette domain-containing protein, whose product MSFSENLLVKIENAEIGYKKNILIQNLSLQIHRGDKILLLGSNGVGKTTLIKTILGIQRPLQGSISFFYSSCSYVPQALEIPKEFLLTIEETLELYYDTKLFPNKRKHERQKEINEVLKKTNLFEKKHLLLRECSGGELQRTFISRALLRKPELIVFDEPLAAVDVDNQKQFFSLLDTIHKEYQVSILMTSHIMNEDFLKFFSRKLLIKNKVLMEV is encoded by the coding sequence ATGAGTTTCTCTGAAAATCTTCTGGTCAAAATTGAAAATGCTGAGATTGGCTATAAAAAAAATATCTTAATTCAAAACCTTTCTCTTCAAATCCATCGTGGTGATAAGATTCTTTTACTTGGTTCTAATGGTGTAGGAAAGACCACTCTTATCAAAACGATTTTAGGTATTCAAAGACCTCTGCAAGGATCGATTTCTTTTTTTTATTCATCTTGTTCGTATGTTCCTCAAGCCTTAGAAATACCCAAAGAGTTTTTATTAACCATTGAAGAGACATTAGAACTATACTACGACACTAAGCTATTTCCAAACAAGAGAAAACATGAAAGACAAAAAGAAATCAATGAGGTTCTAAAGAAAACCAATCTTTTCGAAAAAAAACATCTTCTTTTACGGGAATGCTCAGGAGGAGAGCTACAACGAACCTTCATTTCCAGAGCTCTTCTTCGAAAACCAGAACTCATTGTCTTTGATGAACCCTTGGCTGCGGTAGATGTGGATAATCAAAAACAGTTTTTCTCTTTGCTTGATACCATTCACAAAGAATACCAAGTTTCCATCCTTATGACTTCTCATATTATGAACGAAGATTTCTTGAAGTTCTTTTCTCGGAAGCTTTTGATTAAAAACAAAGTCTTGATGGAAGTATGA
- a CDS encoding metal ABC transporter substrate-binding protein, with amino-acid sequence MKRWLFVVLLFLPISIFAKIKIVTTLSVLKHIAEQVGGNKVQVESLIPSDVDPHFADARPDYILKLNQADLLVYIGMDLEVGWLPKLIEQSRNPKIYTGMPGNCDVSVGIQVLEKPTTPVDRSMGDIHIYGNPHYWLDPLNAVIIARNIKDHLQKIDNANANYYEEQYLNFSQRIKNFTIEKIKQYQNLKGVRVAVHHREFIYFLNRFGFVEVTSLEEKPGVPPSASYLLKVVDIVKAQKVQLILIAPYNNPKYAQFVSERTGVKYVVVPTNITDKIPTYEKLMETILETISKNI; translated from the coding sequence ATGAAACGATGGTTATTTGTAGTTTTGTTATTTTTACCCATAAGTATTTTCGCCAAAATCAAGATTGTTACGACATTGAGTGTTTTAAAGCACATTGCAGAACAAGTGGGAGGAAACAAAGTTCAAGTAGAATCGTTAATCCCGAGTGACGTGGATCCCCACTTCGCCGATGCAAGACCTGATTACATTCTTAAACTCAATCAAGCTGATTTGCTTGTGTATATTGGAATGGATTTGGAAGTAGGTTGGCTTCCAAAGTTGATTGAACAGTCAAGAAATCCCAAAATCTACACAGGAATGCCGGGAAACTGCGATGTGAGTGTGGGCATTCAAGTCTTAGAAAAACCTACAACCCCTGTTGATCGTTCGATGGGAGATATTCACATTTATGGAAACCCTCATTACTGGCTCGATCCTCTCAATGCAGTGATCATAGCCCGAAATATCAAAGATCACCTACAAAAAATCGACAACGCCAATGCCAACTACTACGAAGAACAGTATCTGAATTTTTCCCAAAGGATCAAAAACTTCACAATAGAAAAAATCAAACAATACCAAAACCTCAAAGGTGTAAGGGTAGCTGTTCATCATAGAGAATTCATCTACTTTCTTAATCGTTTTGGATTTGTGGAAGTAACATCTTTAGAAGAAAAACCCGGAGTTCCTCCTTCAGCGAGCTACTTATTAAAAGTTGTGGATATTGTTAAAGCTCAAAAAGTTCAATTGATTTTAATTGCGCCTTACAACAATCCCAAATATGCTCAGTTTGTTTCCGAAAGAACTGGAGTCAAATACGTAGTAGTGCCCACGAACATCACAGATAAAATCCCAACCTATGAAAAATTGATGGAGACAATCTTGGAAACCATCTCTAAAAATATATGA